A genomic window from Fusarium oxysporum Fo47 chromosome X, complete sequence includes:
- a CDS encoding NADP-dependent oxidoreductase domain-containing protein, which yields MSFVRAFSFLTVVSVVTYTILSVATSLSGGSPATQTGNETHQIPSFGLGTWLAKKGDVAHAVEYALKAGYRHVDAAAIYRNEEEVGQGIKASGVSRDKIWVTSKLWNTDHRPDLVRKAIEKSIANLGVEYLDLYLIHWPVAWVPGTKDLDNDTSIVNTWKAMEELVRDGLTRNIGVSNFSPKDIKNILKIATIRPYAHEFETHPYLQQQSFVDFHTSENIKVIAYSPLANTNPTYNPDIPSILHDEFWTKLAGSKNATVAQTVLAWGQQRGTVVIPKSTHEKYIDENFGSQDIKFTEDELKEVAAKDKKYRFLNPGKDWGVDLFEGLDGGSKKEEEDDRNEDL from the exons ATGAGCTTTGTAAGGGCGTTTTCGTTCCTCACGGTCGTGAGCGTCGTTACGTATACCATTCTCTCAGTGGCCACGTCATTGAGTGGCGGATCCCCCGCTACGCAGACGGGTAATGAAACCCACCAGATTCCCTCGTTTGGACTGGGGACTTGGTTGGCTAAGAAGGGAGAC GTTGCGCATGCGGTGGAATATGCTTTGAAGGCGGGTTATCGCCACGTCGACGCTGCTGCTATCTACCGAaatgaggaggaggttggGCAGGGCATCAAGGCATCCGGCGTGTCGCGCGATAAGATTTGGGTGACGAGTAAGCTTTGGAACACGGATCATCGACCTGACCTCGTGCGCAAAGCCATTGAAAAGTCTATCGCCAATCTGGGCGTTGAGTATCTTGATCTTTACCTCATTCACTGGCCTGTCGCTTGGGTTCCTGGCACCAAGGACCTCGACAATGACACCTCAATCGTGAATACCTGGAAGGCTATGGAGGAGCTCGTCCGTGATGGATTGACGCGCAACATTGGCGTTTCCAACTTTTCGCCaaaggatatcaagaacatcCTCAAAATCGCCACCATCCGCCCTTATGCGCACGAATTCGAAACGCATCCCtatctccaacaacaatctTTCGTCGACTTTCACACCAGCGAAAACATCAAAGTTATCGCATACTCACCTCTCGCCAACACAAATCCGACTTACAATCCCGACATCCCCAGCATTCTGCACGACGAATTCTGGACAAAACTCGCAGGCAGCAAAAACGCAACTGTGGCGCAGACGGTGTTGGCGTGGGGACAACAGAGGGGTACTGTTGTGATTCCGAAGAGTACGCATGAGAAGTACATTGATGAGAACTTTGGATCGCAGGATATTAAATTTACGGAGGATGAGCTGAAGGAGGTGGCGGCGAAGGATAAGAAGTATAGGTTTTTGAATCCTGGGAAGGATTGGGGCGTTGATCTGTTTGAGGGTCTTGATGGCGGAtcgaagaaggaagaggaggatgataGAAATGAGGACTTGTAA
- a CDS encoding uncharacterized protein (expressed protein), whose product MPLTSITIIIAPYHVGLYDHRVGGGPLRIMSHGIDKELSKLAPVSFINIGPVDEFEGEIGRTFEILRRISNAVSKAVSNNSFPLVLSGNCYASTATMAGLNQARPTSSTAKTGVLWLDAHDDLDTPSTHENGYLDAMAASMMTGTSWHTLMKTVPGHQPVDVKLMIYCGLRDVSDIQRKTVKDAGVDVIWGDANKKVDFTSALAETLDRRDDIQEAHIHFDLDVLDDSLGRVNEFPSPGGFLPKDVMGLMDMIPTKINPTSLVVCSFNPRLEGGDTVARLACQAIYRLVSGLQEKGVGTPDQHKQRREPQQLDQKSWYSIDKHALFSLAASRKALHPIAEDILYHDFAPGYGDSELSELYTYGHRLNQFMRTVGRRKDLAEKVRISSFIQNTPTRM is encoded by the exons ATGCCGCTCACTTCCATTACCATTATCATCGCTCCCTACCATGTAGGACTTTACGACCACCGTGTTGGCGGCGGCCCTCTCCGCATCATGTCCCACGGTATCGATAAAGAGCTCTCCAAATTGGCGCCTGTatccttcatcaacattggCCCCGTTGACGAATTCGAGGGTGAGATTGGTCGAACATTTGAGATCCTCCGCCGTATTTCGAACGCCGTGTCTAAAGCCGTCTCAAATAACTCGTTCCCCTTGGTTCTTTCCGGAAACTGCTACGCCAGCACGGCGACAATGGCTGGCCTTAACCAAGCAAGACCTACCTCATCCACCGCTAAGACTGGGGTATTATGGCTCGACGCCCACGACGACCTTGATACTCCCTCAACGCACGAAAATGGCTATCTCGATGCCATGGCCGCTTCGATGATGACCGGCACCAGCTGGCATACTTTGATGAAGACTGTGCCCGGTCACCAACCCGTTGATGTGAAACTCATGATATATTGTGGGCTGCGAGACGTTTCGGACATTCAACGCAAAACAGTCAAAGATGCTGGAGTTGATGTCATTTGGGGTGATGCGAATAAGAAGGTGGATTTTACATCTGCTCTGGCTGAGACTTTAGACAGAAGGGATGACATTCAGGAAGCACATATCCACTTCGACTTGGATGTTCTCGATGACTCTCTGGGCCGTGTTAATGAGTTCCCGTCGCCTGGCGGCTTTCTACCCAAGGATGTTATGGGTTTGATGGATATGATACCCACCAAGATTAACCCAACTTCGCTAGTCGTTTGCTCCTTTAATCCGCGTTTAGAAGGAGGAGATACAGTAGCCAGGCTTGCTTGCCAGGCTATTTATCGACTTGTTAGTGGCTTACAGGAGAAGG GCGTCGGAACCCCGGATCAGCATAAGCAACGTCGTGAGCCTCAGCAACTCGACCAAAAGTCGTGGTATTCGATCGATAAACATGCCTTATTCTCGCTCGCTGCCTCTCGCAAAGCGCTTCATCCCATTGCAGAGGATATCCTGTACCATGACTTTGCACCCGGTTATGGCGACTCTGAACTGTCCGAGCTTTATACCTATGGCCACAGACTGAACCAATTCATGCGCACCGTTGGAAGACGCAAAGACCTCGCTGAGAAGGTCCGCATATCTTCGTTCATCCAAAACACTCCAACCCGGATGTGA
- a CDS encoding chaperonin 10-like protein, which translates to MKALILNTSLKKATVENVDRPSPGSHEILVNVRAIALNPVDELYVSSPIAAQEKRIIGTDFAGVIAEAGSEISGLSDPRVKVGTRVAGFLQGASSVNDRPGAFAEYITVPYDLVWNVPDNLTLEEASTISMCGLTAAQALFDRLGLPNPFSSGPSQQLVAGSKITNVFIYGSSTSVGLYAAQLARIAARVSGMSIRLIGAASSTKHEMLRNEPYSYDVLVDYRDESWVQKVKDATNWNGVDLALDCISEGQTVYNTHKTLAPSAKFAVIRGPVGGQYDPAQLTVKPTYGAVWEGLGVEVGYNDAVISANPDAHAFAKEFYNFLSQPLPSGRAQLQPNPVRLMPGGLEKVAQDGFALLGTGLVSERSKIGRPDDYMRPISAEKLVYSL; encoded by the exons ATGAAAGCACTTATTTTGAATACGTCGTTGAAAAAGGCAACCGTGGAGAATGTCGATCGCCCAAGTCCAGGTTCCCACGAGATTCTAGTCAACGTGCGCGCAATAGCGCTGAACCCAGTAGATGAACTCTACGTTTCGTCGCCCATTGCAGCACAAGAGAAAAGAATTATCGGCACTGACTTTGCAGGAGTTATTGCTGAAGCTGGATCCGAGATCAGTGGTTTATCTGATCCCAGAGTTAAAGTCGGGACACGAGTCGCTGGTTTTCTCCAAGGCG CTTCATCCGTGAATGATCGACCCGGAGCTTTTGCAGAGTACATCACTGTTCCTTATGACCTCGTATGGAATGTCCCTGACAACCTAACTCTAGAGGAAGCGTCTACGATCAGCATGTGTGGCCTGACTGCTGCTCAGGCTCTATTCGACCGTCTTGGGTTGCCAAATCCGTTTTCTTCAGGCCCATCACAGCAGCTTGTAGCAGGATCCAAAATCACTAATGTTTTTATTTACGGATCTTCTACTTCGGTTGGATTGTATGCCGCGCAGCTCGCTCGTATCGCTGCCAGGGTATCTGGAATGTCTATTCGATTGATAGGGGCAGCTAGTTCAACCAAGCACGAAATGCTTCGAAATGAGCCCTATAGCTATGACGTCCTTGTGGACTATAGAGATGAAAGCTGGGTTCAAAAGGTGAAAGATGCTACAAACTGGAACGGCGTTGACCTTGCGCTGGACTGTATCTCAGAAGGCCAAACAGTATACAATACCCACAAGACTTTGGCTCCTTCGGCAAAGTTTGCAGTCATTCGCGGCCCAGTTGGTGGGCAATATGATCCAGCACAACTAACTGTCAAACCGACCTATGGCGCCGTCTGGGAAggccttggtgttgaagttggaTACAATG ACGCTGTTATCTCAGCGAATCCAGATGCGCATGCGTTTGCAAAGGAGTTTTACAACTTCTTGAGCCAGCCGCTACCATCAGGCAGGGCGCAGCTCCAGCCCAATCCTGTGAGACTGATGCCTGGAGGTCTTGAAAAAGTAGCCCAGGACGGCTTTGCTCTTCTGGGTACAGGTTTAGTCAGTGAGAGGTCAAAGATTGGAAGACCAGATGATTACATGCGCCCAATTAGTGCTGAGAAGTTGGTGTATAGTCTTTAA